The DNA segment GTCTTTCGTAGCCGATCAGCCGTCTCGTCAGAGGTACTCGGGTAGCCGAGATCGGTGGTGAGACGGCTCAACGTTGCTGCATCTCCAGAGGTGGCCTGCCGGATGGGGAAATCCGTGTTCTGAATCATGGACCCGTGCATCATCTCATGGATGGAACATGGCGGTGGGGGATACGATGGACGGTGGAGGTCTGCTGTTGGGACCGGAACGGCCTGTGATCTCACTCGTGATACCGGCATACAACGAGGAGCGATACCTGCCGCGAACGCTCGAGTCGGTGGATGTCGCTCGGGAGTGTTGGCGGCGTGATTCGTCCCTCCTCGAGGTTATTGTGGCTGACAACGTCTCGATGGACCGCACCGCGACGATCGCCAGGGCGAGGGGCTGCCGGGTGGTGACGATCGAGGAGCGTCGGATCGCAGCGGTTCGCAACGGCGGTGCTGCGATCGCCGCGGGAGAGATTCTGTGTTTCGTCGATGCAGACTCGGTGATCCACCCGGAGACCTTCAACGAGATCGAGGATGCTCTGGCGACCGGGCGTGTTGTCGCCGGTGCCACCGGGGTACGGATGGAGAGGTGGTCGCTTGGCATCGCAGTGACCTATGCCGTTTTGATGCCGATGGTATGGCTCTCGCGGATGGACACAGGTGTCGTCTTCTGCGCGAGGGAGGACTTCGAGGCGGTTGGAGGATACGACGAGCGACGCTTCTTTGGCGAAGATGTGCAGCTGCTGTGGGACCTGCGCCGCATCGGCTGCCAACGGAAGCAACGACTGGCTCGTCTCAGATCCGTCAAGGCTCTTGCATCGACGCGAAAGTTCGATACCCATGGTGAATGGCACTACTTC comes from the Acidobacteriota bacterium genome and includes:
- a CDS encoding glycosyltransferase, with protein sequence MAVGDTMDGGGLLLGPERPVISLVIPAYNEERYLPRTLESVDVARECWRRDSSLLEVIVADNVSMDRTATIARARGCRVVTIEERRIAAVRNGGAAIAAGEILCFVDADSVIHPETFNEIEDALATGRVVAGATGVRMERWSLGIAVTYAVLMPMVWLSRMDTGVVFCAREDFEAVGGYDERRFFGEDVQLLWDLRRIGCQRKQRLARLRSVKALASTRKFDTHGEWHYFTGLFLLLPKLLWSPHATTDYANKFWYGEQRTPKS